A single window of Emcibacter nanhaiensis DNA harbors:
- a CDS encoding peptide MFS transporter, producing MTSVTGNLREGSQQREFLGHPIGLGVCFLTEMWERFSYYGMRTILVLYLVKYHLFSTEKASLIYGAYAGLVYMMPIIGGYMADRYLGSRKAVTFGALLLVAGHGLMAFHGPQSYLDGDVVVRDEFYLNIFFLALALIITGVGFLKANISTIVGALYGPNDPRRDGGFSIFYMGINLGSVIATALVGYVGEVHGWSYGFGLAGIGMLFGLLVFLWGQRLLDGRAEPSNPAVLKEKSPIGINKEWTIYLFGLALVAASWIMMQYQDLVGGVLYFVGPLMIAIMIFYGVTQCTKVERERLFVAAFLITIQSVFWALFEQQAASLTLLADEQFDLNFLGMTWLPSQVQLMNPLFIVLFAPVLAWLWVALSNKGWEPSTPAKFGIAMLLIGLGYVVFSWGMSLDDSTSKSFLWMVFIYLSLTLAELCLSPVGLSMVTKLSVHKIVGMVMGTWFLWTAMGNFVAGVISSWTGSGGHGGEGGNLDVVATMEVYTNIGLISVGVGVFILVLTPLMKKYMHGVH from the coding sequence ATGACGTCAGTTACAGGTAACCTGCGCGAAGGATCCCAGCAGCGGGAGTTCCTCGGCCATCCCATCGGCCTGGGGGTGTGTTTTCTCACCGAGATGTGGGAGCGTTTTTCCTATTACGGCATGCGCACCATTCTGGTGCTGTATCTGGTCAAGTACCACCTGTTCAGCACCGAAAAGGCCAGTCTGATCTACGGCGCCTATGCCGGTCTGGTTTATATGATGCCGATCATCGGCGGTTACATGGCCGACCGTTATCTGGGCAGCCGCAAGGCGGTCACCTTTGGTGCGCTGCTGCTGGTGGCGGGGCACGGACTGATGGCGTTCCACGGACCGCAGTCCTATCTGGACGGCGATGTGGTGGTTCGGGATGAGTTCTACCTGAATATCTTTTTCCTGGCCCTGGCCCTGATCATTACCGGGGTCGGGTTCCTGAAAGCCAATATTTCCACCATTGTCGGGGCGCTGTACGGGCCCAATGACCCGCGCCGGGATGGCGGTTTCTCCATCTTCTATATGGGCATCAACCTCGGCTCCGTGATTGCGACCGCTTTGGTTGGCTATGTGGGCGAAGTACATGGCTGGAGTTATGGTTTTGGCCTCGCCGGTATCGGCATGCTGTTCGGCCTCCTGGTGTTCCTGTGGGGGCAACGCCTGCTGGATGGCCGGGCTGAGCCATCAAATCCGGCGGTGCTCAAGGAAAAATCACCGATCGGCATCAACAAGGAATGGACCATCTACCTGTTCGGCCTGGCTCTTGTCGCGGCCAGCTGGATCATGATGCAGTATCAGGACCTGGTCGGCGGTGTACTCTATTTTGTCGGTCCGTTGATGATCGCGATCATGATTTTCTACGGCGTCACCCAGTGTACCAAGGTGGAGCGGGAACGCCTGTTTGTGGCCGCTTTCCTGATCACCATCCAGTCGGTGTTCTGGGCCCTGTTCGAACAGCAGGCGGCCAGCCTGACCCTGCTGGCCGACGAGCAGTTCGATCTCAATTTCCTCGGCATGACCTGGCTGCCGTCACAGGTGCAGCTGATGAACCCGCTGTTTATCGTGCTGTTTGCCCCGGTTCTGGCCTGGCTCTGGGTCGCCCTGTCCAACAAGGGCTGGGAACCGTCGACACCGGCCAAATTCGGCATTGCCATGCTGCTGATCGGCCTTGGCTATGTGGTGTTCTCCTGGGGCATGAGCCTGGATGACAGCACCAGCAAGAGCTTCCTGTGGATGGTCTTCATCTATCTGTCCCTGACCCTCGCCGAGCTGTGCCTGAGCCCGGTCGGCCTGTCCATGGTCACCAAGCTCAGCGTGCACAAAATCGTCGGCATGGTGATGGGGACCTGGTTCCTGTGGACCGCCATGGGTAACTTTGTCGCCGGGGTGATCAGTAGCTGGACCGGCAGCGGCGGTCACGGCGGTGAAGGCGGTAACCTGGACGTGGTTGCGACCATGGAGGTCTATACCAACATCGGCCTGATCAGCGTCGGCGTCGGGGTCTTTATCCTGGTGCTGACCCCGCTGATGAAGAAATATATGCACGGCGTCCATTAG
- a CDS encoding ABC-F family ATP-binding cassette domain-containing protein, whose product MAPPLLTLQDIALRYGPTPLFDGVELYIGERDRICLVGRNGSGKSTLMKVIAGSVEADSGELFVQPGTHITYLHQEPDLSQWKTVHDYVITGLPEASSEDHFQADIILEDIGLSPDLETHNLSGGERRRAAIARALISEADILLLDEPTNHLDIATIEWLEDRLKEFRGALVIISHDRAFLNNLTNTTFWLDRGKVRRLDKGFAHFEDWAETILEQERIERAKLDKLIEKETDWSHKGITARRKRNMGRMRALWALREERAKQIKETGQVKLETDSGKTSGKKVIEARKVYKSFGDKVILRDFSLRILRGDRIGIIGPNGAGKSTLLKILTKEIEPDQGTVKLGTNLEPTYLDQQRGLLKDTNTVWETLSDGGDHIMVRGHSKHIISYMKDFLFDAGQAHTQVGALSGGERNRLLLAKTLAQPTNFLILDEPTNDLDMDTLDLLQETLNDYDGTLLLVSHDRDFLDRIVTSTIVMEGDGKVTEYAGGYQDYLRQRGDVAPQPEAEPAKAQKTEAARPVKRESNKLSFKHKDRLAKLPGEMAALEQRIAKVEAKLGEPDFYSKDPDGFALLSKDLEKSQTELAAKEEEWLELEMLREELESS is encoded by the coding sequence ATGGCGCCGCCGTTACTGACATTGCAGGATATCGCCCTTCGCTACGGCCCGACCCCGCTGTTTGACGGAGTGGAGCTTTATATCGGCGAGCGCGACCGTATCTGCCTGGTGGGCCGCAACGGCTCCGGCAAATCGACCCTGATGAAAGTGATCGCGGGCAGCGTTGAAGCCGACAGCGGCGAACTGTTCGTCCAGCCCGGCACCCATATCACCTACCTGCATCAGGAACCGGACCTGAGCCAGTGGAAGACGGTGCACGACTATGTGATCACCGGCCTGCCGGAAGCTTCGAGCGAGGATCATTTCCAGGCCGACATCATCCTGGAGGACATCGGCCTCAGTCCCGACCTGGAGACCCACAATCTGTCCGGCGGCGAGCGGCGCCGTGCCGCCATCGCCCGCGCCCTGATCAGCGAGGCCGACATCCTGCTCCTGGACGAACCGACCAACCATCTGGACATCGCCACCATTGAATGGCTGGAAGACAGGCTGAAGGAGTTTCGCGGCGCGCTGGTGATCATCAGCCATGATCGCGCCTTCCTCAACAATCTGACCAACACCACCTTCTGGCTCGACCGCGGCAAGGTGCGCCGGCTCGACAAGGGCTTTGCCCACTTCGAGGACTGGGCCGAAACCATTCTCGAGCAGGAACGGATCGAGCGGGCCAAGCTCGACAAGCTGATCGAGAAGGAAACCGACTGGTCGCACAAGGGCATCACCGCCCGGCGCAAACGCAACATGGGCCGCATGCGGGCGCTGTGGGCGCTCAGGGAAGAACGGGCCAAACAGATTAAAGAAACCGGCCAGGTCAAGCTCGAGACCGACAGCGGCAAAACCAGCGGCAAGAAAGTGATCGAGGCCCGCAAGGTCTATAAATCCTTTGGCGACAAGGTGATCCTCCGGGATTTCTCGCTCCGCATCCTGCGCGGTGACCGCATCGGCATTATCGGCCCCAACGGCGCCGGCAAATCCACCCTGCTCAAGATTCTGACCAAGGAGATCGAGCCTGACCAGGGCACGGTCAAGCTCGGCACCAACCTGGAGCCCACCTACCTCGACCAGCAGCGCGGCCTGCTGAAAGACACCAACACCGTGTGGGAGACGCTCTCCGATGGCGGCGACCACATCATGGTGCGGGGACACTCCAAGCATATTATTTCCTATATGAAGGACTTCCTGTTTGACGCCGGGCAGGCCCATACCCAGGTGGGGGCGCTGAGCGGCGGCGAACGCAACCGGCTGCTGCTGGCCAAGACCCTGGCCCAACCCACCAATTTCCTGATCCTCGACGAGCCGACCAATGACCTGGATATGGATACGCTGGATTTGCTGCAGGAAACCCTCAACGACTATGATGGCACCCTGCTGCTGGTCAGCCACGACCGTGATTTCCTCGACCGCATCGTCACCTCGACCATTGTCATGGAAGGCGACGGCAAGGTCACTGAATATGCCGGCGGCTATCAGGATTACCTGCGCCAGCGCGGCGACGTGGCGCCGCAACCCGAAGCGGAGCCGGCCAAGGCCCAAAAAACAGAAGCCGCCAGACCGGTCAAACGGGAAAGCAATAAGCTCAGCTTCAAGCACAAGGATCGCCTTGCCAAGCTGCCGGGGGAGATGGCAGCGCTGGAACAGCGCATTGCCAAGGTGGAAGCCAAGCTGGGCGAGCCGGATTTCTACAGCAAGGACCCGGACGGTTTTGCCCTGCTCAGCAAGGACCTTGAAAAGTCACAGACCGAGCTCGCCGCCAAAGAGGAAGAATGGCTCGAGCTCGAAATGCTGCGCGAGGAACTGGAAAGCTCATAA
- the msrP gene encoding protein-methionine-sulfoxide reductase catalytic subunit MsrP, whose product MLIKTPKSYELKENDTTSQRDYLNRRDFLRDLSRAGLMAGAASLVPAGAQAVERGEKFQNLEAQQNFAPGEKPTPYQAVTTYNNFYEFGTGKDDPAKNAHTLRPRPWTVEVGGHVEKPGAYDVDDLIRDSHLEDRIYRHRCVEAWSMVIPWVGIPLADLIKRFEPTSKAKYVRFETLEDREQMPGQRRRVMNWPYVEGLTMAEAMNPLTLMAVGLYGEVLPNQNGAPIRLVVPWKYGFKGIKSIVRIDFVDRQPLNSWQELAPHEYGFYANVDPTVDHPRWSQAKERRIGEFFRRDTLPFNGYAEDVAHLYAGMDPKKLY is encoded by the coding sequence ATGTTGATCAAAACGCCGAAGTCCTATGAGCTGAAAGAAAATGACACCACCTCCCAGCGCGATTACCTCAATCGCCGGGATTTTTTGCGCGACCTCTCCCGGGCCGGCCTGATGGCCGGGGCGGCGAGCCTGGTGCCTGCCGGGGCGCAGGCAGTGGAGCGGGGCGAAAAGTTTCAAAACCTGGAAGCGCAGCAGAATTTCGCCCCGGGTGAAAAGCCGACGCCCTACCAGGCGGTCACCACCTATAATAATTTCTATGAATTCGGCACCGGCAAGGATGATCCGGCGAAAAACGCCCATACCCTGCGGCCGCGTCCCTGGACCGTGGAAGTGGGCGGCCATGTGGAAAAGCCCGGTGCCTATGATGTGGATGATCTGATCCGGGACAGCCATCTTGAGGATCGCATTTACCGCCATCGCTGTGTCGAGGCCTGGTCCATGGTGATTCCCTGGGTCGGTATTCCGCTGGCGGACCTGATCAAGCGCTTTGAGCCGACCTCGAAGGCCAAATATGTGCGGTTTGAAACCTTGGAGGACCGGGAGCAGATGCCGGGCCAACGCCGCCGGGTCATGAACTGGCCCTATGTGGAAGGCCTGACCATGGCCGAGGCCATGAACCCCCTGACCCTGATGGCAGTGGGCCTCTACGGCGAAGTGCTGCCCAATCAGAACGGCGCGCCGATCCGGCTGGTGGTGCCGTGGAAATATGGCTTTAAGGGCATCAAATCCATCGTCAGGATCGACTTTGTCGACCGCCAGCCGCTCAACAGCTGGCAGGAACTGGCGCCCCATGAATATGGCTTCTACGCCAATGTGGACCCCACTGTGGATCATCCCCGCTGGTCCCAGGCCAAGGAACGGCGCATCGGCGAATTTTTCCGCCGCGACACCCTGCCGTTCAACGGCTACGCGGAGGACGTGGCGCATCTGTACGCGGGCATGGACCCGAAAAAGCTCTATTGA
- a CDS encoding sulfite oxidase heme-binding subunit YedZ, which produces MKYEKPLRAVLHILCLLPFAWILWQLWLMFNYQPHQLTANPFQYINQYTGDWTIRILLASLAVTPLRKLTKKNWLIKWRRPLGLYAFFYGLLHLGNYVVLDHFFDWTVIWQDLVKRPAMTFGMLALFLMVPLAVTSTKKMIRRLGRSWPRLHRLVYPIAILAVIHNIMMVKADLRQPLIHLSILLLLLGYRIYVKYRPRLVKRLSFS; this is translated from the coding sequence ATGAAATATGAAAAACCGTTGCGCGCGGTCCTGCATATTCTCTGTCTGCTGCCGTTCGCCTGGATCCTGTGGCAGCTGTGGCTGATGTTCAATTATCAGCCGCACCAGCTCACCGCCAACCCGTTCCAGTATATCAACCAGTATACCGGCGACTGGACCATCCGGATTCTGCTGGCCAGCCTAGCGGTCACGCCGCTGCGCAAGCTCACCAAAAAGAACTGGCTGATCAAATGGCGCCGGCCGCTGGGGCTTTATGCCTTCTTCTACGGCCTGCTGCACCTCGGCAACTATGTGGTGCTGGATCATTTCTTTGACTGGACAGTGATCTGGCAGGATCTGGTCAAACGCCCGGCCATGACCTTCGGCATGCTGGCCCTGTTCCTGATGGTCCCCCTAGCGGTGACGTCGACCAAAAAGATGATCCGCCGCCTGGGCCGGTCCTGGCCCCGGCTGCACCGGCTGGTCTACCCGATTGCCATTCTGGCGGTCATCCACAACATCATGATGGTCAAGGCCGACCTGAGGCAGCCCCTGATCCATCTGTCGATACTGCTGTTGCTGCTGGGCTACCGGATTTACGTCAAATATCGACCAAGGCTTGTGAAACGGCTGTCCTTCTCCTAA
- a CDS encoding secondary thiamine-phosphate synthase enzyme YjbQ, protein MRQATTQLRFETGGRGLYDVTSSLSRWLAEQNIHEGLFTVHIRHTSASLVIQENADPDVCHDLDNFLCRLVPENDPHYRHVMEGPDDMPAHIRAALTQSQVSLPVIDGRLALGTWQGVYIFEHRRRGHSRTLALHVMGD, encoded by the coding sequence ATGAGACAGGCAACCACACAGTTAAGGTTTGAAACCGGCGGGCGCGGGCTTTACGACGTGACCTCATCCCTGTCGCGCTGGCTTGCTGAGCAGAATATTCATGAGGGACTATTTACCGTCCACATCAGGCATACCTCGGCGTCGCTGGTGATTCAGGAAAATGCCGATCCGGATGTCTGTCATGACCTGGATAATTTTCTCTGTCGGCTGGTGCCGGAAAATGACCCCCATTACCGTCATGTGATGGAAGGGCCGGATGATATGCCGGCGCATATCCGCGCCGCTCTGACCCAGAGTCAGGTCTCCCTGCCGGTGATTGACGGGCGACTGGCGCTCGGCACCTGGCAGGGAGTTTATATTTTTGAACATCGGCGCCGGGGCCACAGCCGGACCCTGGCGCTGCATGTGATGGGCGACTAG
- a CDS encoding DUF481 domain-containing protein, with protein sequence MKKFVKTLALTAFVPVMLAGPSIALAAVDPAVMAILEQAANSNDGAKFQTVLDVVLAANPDQKEEILAAAEPMRPKPPVKNPEAKHPYFSLSGWDGEVDLNVLTSSGNTDQQSFGVGAKMKRDKGKYHSKIAGYFDFNKNSGVKDRQRWGLSYKLDYDFSKHMYLTGFTGYQNDQFGSFRERITVNAGAGYRLMETEKFLWNVEGGPTVLFTKESEGADYEDSLNAYAASEFVWAINERSEFSNNSQITFGDRTVFETKNALKVKINGALSSKFSFDVFYDKDAPADRDTTDTIARAGLLYDF encoded by the coding sequence ATGAAAAAATTCGTGAAGACCCTGGCATTGACAGCATTCGTCCCTGTCATGCTGGCTGGTCCCTCCATTGCCCTGGCCGCCGTTGACCCCGCTGTCATGGCGATCCTGGAACAGGCCGCCAACAGCAACGACGGCGCGAAATTCCAGACCGTCCTGGATGTGGTGCTGGCCGCCAACCCGGACCAGAAGGAAGAAATCCTCGCCGCGGCCGAACCGATGCGTCCGAAGCCGCCGGTCAAGAACCCGGAAGCCAAGCACCCCTATTTCAGTCTCAGCGGCTGGGACGGTGAGGTGGACCTCAATGTCCTGACCTCCTCCGGCAACACCGACCAGCAGTCGTTCGGTGTCGGCGCCAAGATGAAACGGGACAAGGGCAAATACCACAGCAAGATTGCCGGTTATTTTGATTTCAACAAAAACTCCGGGGTCAAGGACCGCCAGCGCTGGGGCCTGTCCTACAAGCTGGACTACGATTTTTCCAAACATATGTACCTGACCGGCTTCACCGGCTATCAGAATGACCAGTTCGGTTCCTTCCGTGAACGAATTACCGTCAACGCCGGTGCCGGTTACCGCCTGATGGAAACCGAAAAATTCCTGTGGAATGTGGAAGGCGGCCCTACCGTTCTGTTCACCAAGGAATCCGAAGGTGCGGATTACGAAGACAGCCTGAACGCGTATGCCGCCAGTGAATTTGTCTGGGCTATCAATGAACGCAGCGAGTTCAGCAACAACAGCCAGATCACCTTTGGTGACCGCACGGTCTTCGAAACCAAGAATGCCCTGAAGGTGAAAATCAACGGCGCCCTGAGCAGCAAGTTCTCTTTTGATGTCTTTTATGACAAGGACGCCCCGGCCGACCGTGACACCACGGACACCATTGCCCGGGCCGGCCTGCTGTATGACTTCTAG
- a CDS encoding YceI family protein: MKLSTYFLSILLLLTFGSQAHAEWLLDGENSHLSFGSVKKNTIGESNHFATIDSRISDGGEISLTVDLASVETWVDIRNERIRKFLFQTGMYPVATLSGQIDLGQFQDMEIGASQLLETSLVLELHGQRKNVECELVVTRLGDNRVMVVPHELIFLDAEDFDLLSGLQKLQELAGLPSISTAVPLSFYLTYTKE, encoded by the coding sequence ATGAAACTCTCCACTTACTTTCTCAGCATTCTCCTTCTGCTCACCTTCGGCAGCCAGGCACATGCCGAATGGCTTCTGGACGGGGAAAATTCACATCTTTCCTTCGGCTCAGTCAAGAAGAACACCATTGGCGAAAGCAACCATTTTGCCACCATCGACAGCCGGATCAGCGACGGCGGTGAAATCAGCCTGACGGTCGATCTCGCCTCGGTGGAAACCTGGGTCGATATCCGCAACGAACGGATCCGCAAATTCCTGTTCCAGACCGGCATGTATCCGGTGGCGACCCTGAGCGGCCAGATTGATCTTGGCCAGTTCCAAGACATGGAAATCGGCGCCAGCCAGCTTCTTGAGACCAGCCTGGTGCTGGAACTGCATGGCCAGCGCAAAAATGTGGAATGCGAGCTTGTGGTGACGCGTCTCGGGGATAATCGTGTCATGGTTGTCCCCCATGAACTTATTTTCCTGGATGCCGAGGATTTTGATTTACTTTCCGGGCTTCAGAAGCTACAGGAACTGGCAGGACTGCCGTCGATCAGTACGGCGGTACCCCTCAGTTTTTATCTGACGTACACAAAAGAATAA
- a CDS encoding 3-hydroxyacyl-CoA dehydrogenase NAD-binding domain-containing protein produces MTNTIKFDIDSDGIALLAIDVPGKSMNVITQEFISDLDGLIDKIASDDTIKGAVISSAKDSGFVAGADLEMMLGMTAMVDKVSPEELFRQAFSLSSTLRKLETCGKPVAAAVNGVAMGGGLEIILACHHRVVADNPKINLGLPEVMVGLLPGGGGTQRLPRLMGIQMSLQYLLQGKNMKPQEALGFGVIQQVVPADEIVAAAKKWILDGGKAEQPWDSKKFKIPGGSGVYDPNIVQTFIGAPAMTKKETKGNYPATLNILSCVYEGHQLPMDKALVVESKYFCDLLLGDVAPNMIRTLFVNKQAAEKGARRPKDQPEMKTKKLGMLGAGMMGAGIAYVSAMAGIEVILLDMTMEAAEKGKSYSTGLLEKAVKRRKMSQEKADGILGLIKPTTEYADLEGCDLIIEAVLEDVDVKADVTAKTEAVVPESCIYGSNTSTLPITQLAKASAREDQFIGIHFFSPVDKMPLVEIILGENTGDVALAKALDYVAQIRKTPIVVNDSRGFYTSRCFGTYVQEASNMIAEGVKPALIENCGVYAGMAVGPLAVADEVSLELSYHVGTATKKALGDKYVAQPSDKVIEVLYKELDRKGKKNGHGFYEYPEDGKKYLWPGLSEHFPLADEQPSQEEVTKRLMYRQAIEVIRCLEEGVLLAPEDADIGAIFGWGFAPWTGGPLSMVDTIGVKEFLAEADKLANRFGPQFSPPALLRDKAEKGENFYA; encoded by the coding sequence ATGACCAACACCATCAAATTCGACATTGATAGCGACGGCATCGCCCTGCTGGCCATTGACGTTCCCGGCAAGTCCATGAATGTCATCACCCAGGAATTTATCAGCGACTTGGACGGCCTGATCGACAAAATCGCCTCTGACGACACCATCAAGGGCGCCGTGATCAGCTCCGCCAAGGACAGCGGCTTTGTCGCCGGCGCCGACCTGGAAATGATGCTCGGCATGACCGCCATGGTCGATAAAGTGAGCCCGGAAGAACTGTTCAGGCAGGCCTTCAGCCTGAGCAGTACCCTGCGCAAGCTGGAGACCTGCGGCAAGCCGGTTGCGGCGGCCGTCAACGGCGTCGCCATGGGCGGCGGGCTGGAAATCATCCTCGCCTGTCATCACCGGGTCGTGGCCGACAATCCCAAGATCAACCTCGGCCTTCCGGAAGTGATGGTCGGGCTGCTGCCCGGCGGCGGCGGCACCCAGCGCCTGCCGCGCCTGATGGGCATCCAGATGTCGCTGCAATATCTGCTGCAGGGCAAGAATATGAAGCCGCAGGAAGCGCTCGGTTTCGGCGTCATCCAGCAGGTGGTCCCGGCTGACGAAATTGTCGCGGCGGCGAAGAAATGGATCCTCGACGGCGGCAAGGCGGAACAGCCCTGGGACAGCAAGAAGTTCAAGATCCCGGGCGGTTCAGGGGTTTATGATCCCAATATCGTCCAGACCTTCATCGGCGCCCCGGCCATGACCAAAAAGGAAACCAAGGGCAATTATCCGGCGACGCTGAACATCCTGTCCTGCGTCTATGAAGGCCATCAGTTGCCCATGGACAAGGCCCTGGTGGTGGAGAGCAAATATTTCTGCGACCTGCTGCTCGGCGATGTGGCGCCCAACATGATCCGCACCCTGTTTGTCAACAAACAGGCGGCGGAAAAAGGCGCCCGCCGTCCCAAGGACCAGCCCGAGATGAAAACCAAAAAGCTGGGCATGCTCGGGGCCGGCATGATGGGGGCCGGCATTGCCTATGTCTCCGCTATGGCCGGGATCGAGGTGATTTTGCTCGACATGACCATGGAAGCGGCCGAGAAAGGCAAGTCCTATTCCACCGGCCTTCTGGAAAAGGCGGTCAAACGGCGGAAGATGAGCCAGGAAAAGGCCGACGGCATCCTCGGCCTGATCAAGCCGACCACCGAGTACGCGGACCTGGAAGGCTGCGACCTGATCATCGAGGCGGTGCTGGAAGATGTTGACGTCAAGGCGGATGTGACCGCCAAGACCGAAGCCGTGGTGCCGGAAAGCTGCATCTACGGCTCCAACACCTCCACCCTGCCGATCACCCAGCTGGCCAAGGCCAGCGCCCGGGAAGACCAGTTCATCGGCATCCATTTCTTCTCGCCTGTGGACAAGATGCCGCTGGTGGAGATCATCCTCGGCGAGAACACCGGCGATGTGGCCCTGGCCAAGGCGCTGGATTATGTGGCCCAGATCAGGAAAACCCCGATCGTGGTCAATGACAGCCGCGGCTTTTATACCAGCCGCTGCTTCGGCACCTACGTCCAGGAAGCCTCCAACATGATCGCCGAAGGCGTCAAGCCGGCGCTGATCGAAAACTGCGGCGTTTATGCCGGCATGGCCGTCGGCCCGCTGGCCGTGGCCGACGAAGTCAGCCTGGAGCTGAGCTATCACGTGGGCACCGCCACCAAGAAGGCGCTCGGCGACAAATATGTCGCCCAGCCGTCCGACAAGGTGATCGAGGTGCTGTACAAGGAACTGGACCGCAAAGGCAAGAAAAACGGCCACGGCTTCTATGAATATCCCGAAGACGGCAAGAAGTACCTGTGGCCGGGCCTGTCTGAGCATTTCCCGCTCGCCGACGAACAGCCGAGCCAGGAAGAAGTCACCAAGCGACTGATGTACCGCCAGGCCATCGAAGTGATCCGCTGTCTGGAAGAAGGCGTGCTGCTTGCCCCGGAAGATGCCGACATCGGCGCCATCTTCGGCTGGGGCTTTGCCCCCTGGACCGGCGGCCCGCTCAGCATGGTCGACACCATCGGCGTCAAAGAATTCCTCGCCGAAGCCGACAAGCTGGCCAATCGTTTCGGGCCCCAGTTTTCGCCGCCGGCGCTGCTGCGGGACAAGGCGGAAAAAGGCGAGAATTTTTACGCCTGA
- a CDS encoding acetyl-CoA C-acetyltransferase encodes MTEAYIYDHVRSPRGRGKKDGSLHEVTPVNLLSQVLAALKERNDFDPALVDDVVAGCVTAVGEQGGNVGRFAAYMADYGDAVPGMHVNRFCASALVAVNYAAARVMAGQADLMVGGGVESMSRVQMGFDGGAWLFDPQVSNKVGFVLQGISADLIATKYGFSREECDAYAILSQKRAKAAWDNGHFKNSVIPIKDQLGITLLDHDEHMRPEATTEDLAGLKPSFVDMGAIGFDSVALQKYPEIESMTHIHHAGNSSGIVDGASGMLIGTREMGERLGLKPRAKMIGFADVGIDPTIMLSGPGESARKALARAGMNVSDIDVWEINEAFASVVLRFCQELGLGTEDVNVNGGAIAMGHPLGATGAMILGTALDEMERADKSTALATLCVAGGMATATIIERV; translated from the coding sequence ATGACTGAAGCCTATATTTACGATCATGTAAGAAGTCCCCGCGGCCGGGGGAAGAAAGACGGCAGCCTGCATGAGGTGACGCCGGTCAACCTGCTGTCCCAGGTGCTGGCGGCCCTCAAGGAACGCAATGACTTTGATCCGGCCCTGGTGGACGATGTGGTGGCCGGCTGTGTCACCGCCGTCGGCGAACAGGGCGGCAATGTCGGCCGCTTCGCCGCCTATATGGCGGACTATGGCGACGCGGTGCCCGGCATGCATGTCAATCGCTTTTGCGCTTCCGCGCTGGTGGCCGTCAACTATGCCGCCGCCCGGGTAATGGCCGGCCAGGCCGACCTGATGGTCGGCGGCGGGGTCGAGAGCATGTCGCGGGTGCAGATGGGTTTTGACGGCGGTGCCTGGCTGTTCGATCCCCAGGTCTCCAACAAGGTCGGCTTTGTACTGCAGGGCATCAGCGCCGACCTGATCGCCACCAAATACGGCTTCTCGCGCGAGGAATGCGACGCCTATGCCATCCTCAGCCAGAAACGGGCCAAGGCCGCCTGGGACAACGGCCATTTCAAGAACTCCGTTATCCCGATCAAGGACCAACTCGGCATTACCCTGCTGGACCATGACGAGCATATGCGTCCGGAAGCGACCACTGAAGACCTGGCCGGCCTCAAGCCGTCCTTCGTTGATATGGGCGCGATCGGTTTTGACAGTGTCGCCCTGCAGAAATATCCGGAAATCGAGAGCATGACCCACATCCATCACGCCGGCAACAGCTCCGGCATCGTCGACGGCGCCTCAGGCATGCTGATCGGCACCAGGGAAATGGGCGAAAGGCTCGGCCTCAAACCGCGGGCGAAAATGATCGGCTTTGCCGATGTGGGCATTGATCCCACCATCATGCTGTCCGGCCCCGGCGAGAGTGCCCGCAAGGCGCTGGCCCGCGCCGGCATGAACGTCTCCGACATCGACGTCTGGGAAATCAACGAGGCCTTTGCCTCCGTGGTGCTGCGCTTCTGTCAGGAACTGGGCCTTGGCACCGAAGACGTCAACGTCAACGGCGGCGCCATCGCCATGGGCCATCCCTTGGGCGCGACCGGCGCCATGATCCTCGGCACCGCCCTGGATGAAATGGAGCGGGCTGACAAATCGACGGCGCTCGCCACCCTGTGCGTGGCCGGCGGCATGGCCACCGCCACCATCATTGAACGCGTGTAA